One Clostridium novyi NT genomic window carries:
- a CDS encoding DUF523 domain-containing protein: MIVISACLCGVNCKYSGGNNFNEKVLKLLKEGKGILVCPEQMGGLTTPRTPCEIVGGHGEDVLNGKAKVISKDGVDCTKEFLKGAYEALKVAKDVNATKAIFKAKSPSCGCGKIYDGSFSGNKIDGNGVTSALFLKNGIEIITEEQLLYVYYSFLC; the protein is encoded by the coding sequence ATGATAGTTATAAGTGCGTGTCTTTGTGGGGTTAATTGTAAATATAGTGGTGGAAACAACTTTAATGAAAAAGTTTTAAAACTTTTAAAAGAAGGCAAGGGAATTTTAGTCTGTCCAGAACAAATGGGCGGACTTACAACTCCAAGAACACCCTGTGAGATAGTAGGTGGACATGGAGAAGATGTATTAAATGGAAAAGCTAAAGTTATAAGTAAAGATGGGGTAGATTGTACAAAGGAGTTTTTGAAAGGTGCATATGAGGCTTTAAAGGTAGCAAAAGATGTAAATGCTACAAAAGCAATTTTTAAAGCTAAAAGTCCTTCTTGTGGATGTGGAAAAATATATGATGGAAGCTTTAGTGGAAATAAAATAGATGGGAATGGTGTTACATCAGCGCTTTTTCTAAAAAATGGTATAGAGATTATTACTGAAGAACAGCTTTTATATGTATATTATTCTTTTTTATGCTAA
- a CDS encoding 50S ribosomal protein L25: protein MDVLKANERIKDSNHSARRERKKGMVPGVLYGAGVQNTLFEIGEIELNREVLKNGEYGGIDLQINNNHHKAIVKEIQKDPVTKKILHIDLQEIDKNEVIQTEIPINFVGEEFIAKRGEIVQKEKSNIKVQGKYDDIPKSINVDVSKMYSGDVFRVNDVEMASEIICLDDMDTILAVVMGTKNKGSQEDEEDNEVIAE, encoded by the coding sequence ATGGACGTGTTAAAAGCTAATGAAAGAATCAAAGATTCTAACCATTCTGCGAGACGTGAAAGAAAAAAAGGAATGGTACCTGGAGTACTATATGGTGCAGGAGTTCAAAACACATTATTTGAAATAGGAGAGATTGAACTAAATAGAGAAGTATTAAAAAATGGTGAATATGGAGGGATTGATTTACAAATCAATAATAACCATCATAAAGCTATAGTAAAAGAAATACAAAAAGATCCTGTAACAAAGAAAATACTACATATAGATTTACAAGAAATAGATAAAAATGAAGTTATTCAAACTGAAATACCAATAAATTTTGTAGGAGAAGAGTTTATAGCTAAAAGAGGAGAAATAGTTCAAAAGGAAAAATCAAACATAAAGGTTCAAGGAAAATATGATGATATACCTAAATCAATAAATGTAGATGTTTCAAAAATGTACTCAGGAGATGTATTTAGAGTTAATGATGTTGAAATGGCTAGTGAAATAATATGTTTAGATGATATGGATACTATATTAGCTGTTGTTATGGGTACTAAAAATAAAGGATCTCAAGAAGATGAAGAAGATAATGAGGTAATTGCAGAATAA
- a CDS encoding phospho-sugar mutase, with the protein MDYLEKYNMWLDSPLIDDKTKEELRSIKDEKDIEDRFYKDLEFGTGGLRGVIGAGSNRMNIYTVKKVTQGLSEYLLEAYKNRDISVSIAYDSRIMSKEFAKEASLTLCANGIRVNLFESLRPTPMLSYTVRYLKSNAGIVITASHNPKEYNGYKVYGEDGGQVTDKKAKDIITCVNNIKDLKQVKSFTLEEAKERKLLNIIGEEVDRDYINDVKKLTIRNELVKNNAKDLKIIYTPIHGSGNIPVRRVLGELGYENLFVVKEQELPDGTFPTAEYPNPEMPQVFDIALEMAKDIKPDIIFGTDPDCDRIGAIVKNNKKEYKVLTGNMMGVLLTEYILSSLKEKNTMPENPVVIKTIVTTEMIRAIAKDFNVEIMDVLTGFKYIGEKIGEFEKNKNKDYVFGFEESYGYLRGTFVRDKDAVIASMLICEMTLYYKKKGLSLYDALMKLYEKYGFYKEELVSINLMGKEGQKQIGMTIDKLRHVNDLKIEGLNISKKYDYKMGVEKDIINGIEKKINLPTSNVLKFVLENGDYFVIRPSGTEPKMKIYMGVKGENLENSKENMLNFKEKILKLVENMRQNLK; encoded by the coding sequence ATGGATTATTTAGAAAAATATAATATGTGGTTAGATTCACCTTTGATTGATGATAAAACTAAAGAAGAATTAAGAAGTATTAAAGATGAGAAGGATATAGAAGATAGATTTTATAAAGATTTAGAGTTTGGAACTGGTGGACTTAGAGGCGTTATAGGAGCTGGAAGTAATAGAATGAACATATATACTGTAAAAAAGGTTACACAGGGACTTTCAGAATATCTCTTAGAGGCATATAAAAATAGAGATATATCTGTGAGCATTGCATATGATTCTAGAATAATGTCTAAAGAATTTGCAAAAGAAGCCTCACTCACATTGTGTGCTAATGGAATAAGGGTTAATTTATTTGAATCTTTAAGACCTACTCCTATGCTTTCTTATACTGTAAGATACTTAAAATCTAATGCAGGTATTGTTATAACTGCATCTCATAATCCTAAAGAATATAATGGTTATAAAGTGTATGGAGAAGATGGTGGACAAGTTACTGATAAAAAGGCCAAGGACATTATAACTTGTGTAAACAATATAAAAGATTTAAAACAGGTTAAATCTTTTACATTAGAAGAAGCTAAAGAGAGAAAATTACTTAATATAATAGGAGAAGAAGTAGATAGAGATTATATAAATGACGTAAAAAAATTAACCATAAGAAATGAACTGGTAAAAAATAATGCAAAAGATTTAAAGATTATTTATACTCCAATTCATGGAAGTGGAAATATACCAGTAAGAAGAGTTTTAGGGGAACTTGGATATGAAAATTTATTTGTTGTAAAGGAACAAGAGTTACCTGATGGAACATTTCCAACAGCAGAATATCCAAATCCAGAAATGCCACAGGTTTTTGATATAGCATTAGAAATGGCAAAAGATATAAAACCAGATATAATATTTGGTACAGATCCTGATTGTGATAGAATAGGAGCTATTGTAAAAAATAATAAAAAAGAATATAAAGTTTTAACAGGAAATATGATGGGGGTTTTATTAACAGAATATATTTTATCTTCATTAAAAGAGAAGAATACAATGCCTGAAAACCCTGTTGTAATTAAGACAATAGTTACTACAGAAATGATAAGGGCTATAGCAAAAGATTTTAATGTTGAAATTATGGATGTGTTAACGGGTTTTAAATATATAGGAGAGAAAATAGGAGAATTTGAAAAAAATAAAAATAAGGATTATGTGTTTGGATTTGAAGAAAGCTATGGATATTTAAGAGGCACATTTGTAAGAGATAAGGATGCTGTAATTGCTTCTATGTTAATTTGTGAAATGACATTGTACTATAAGAAAAAAGGATTAAGTCTTTATGATGCTCTTATGAAGCTTTATGAAAAATATGGTTTTTACAAAGAAGAATTAGTTTCCATAAATTTAATGGGTAAAGAAGGACAAAAACAAATAGGAATGACTATAGATAAGTTAAGGCATGTTAATGATTTAAAAATAGAAGGACTTAATATATCTAAAAAATATGATTATAAGATGGGGGTAGAAAAGGATATTATAAATGGAATAGAAAAGAAGATAAATCTACCTACATCCAATGTACTTAAATTTGTACTAGAAAATGGGGATTATTTTGTAATAAGACCATCTGGAACAGAACCTAAGATGAAAATATATATGGGAGTTAAGGGGGAGAATTTAGAAAATTCAAAGGAAAATATGCTTAATTTTAAAGAAAAAATATTAAAACTAGTAGAAAATATGAGACAAAACTTAAAATAA
- a CDS encoding tetratricopeptide repeat protein has translation MDVKTHFKDKLSNLLFLQMNKERVENIFNTRLYVNEAIYMPVATEDIVKKVKNNENVDTIPVAFFVEGMIYVLGADDDFKYNDIYEELVLNAPKGMEFIKGRIASYVKEKKYEDAYIMLKGLVKLEPTEEIYSKLIMLAEKLRSLNKDYTEEELEVIEKAKEIEGYAIPYLYEAEIKRDKEDFYGALFSINNYIANGGEETSEISEFKSSLKVVNGYDEGKKLVYDEPKKALEMLLPLLDELSDNPEVYYYIAVAYRLLENNHKAIYYLEKSIEIDSSYPEVFNELGINYACVEDFESAIVYLRKVFEATRSIEVCTNLIMCYMNIGDYKQAKIHLEIANKIDSEDEIVKELNNILKDA, from the coding sequence ATGGACGTAAAAACTCATTTTAAGGATAAACTTTCAAATTTATTATTTTTACAAATGAATAAAGAGAGAGTAGAGAATATTTTTAATACAAGGTTGTATGTTAATGAGGCAATATATATGCCAGTTGCAACTGAAGACATCGTAAAAAAAGTTAAAAACAATGAAAATGTAGACACTATACCAGTAGCATTTTTTGTTGAAGGAATGATATATGTTTTAGGAGCTGATGATGATTTTAAATATAATGATATTTATGAAGAATTAGTATTAAATGCTCCAAAGGGTATGGAATTTATAAAGGGAAGAATAGCATCATATGTAAAAGAAAAAAAATATGAAGATGCTTACATTATGCTAAAGGGACTTGTTAAATTAGAACCTACTGAAGAAATATATTCTAAACTTATAATGCTTGCAGAAAAATTAAGAAGTTTAAACAAGGATTATACAGAAGAAGAATTAGAAGTTATAGAAAAAGCTAAAGAAATAGAAGGATATGCTATACCATATCTATATGAAGCTGAAATAAAAAGAGATAAAGAGGATTTTTACGGGGCTTTATTTTCAATAAATAATTATATAGCAAATGGGGGAGAGGAAACCTCTGAGATTTCAGAATTTAAAAGTTCACTAAAGGTAGTAAATGGTTATGATGAAGGAAAAAAATTAGTATATGATGAACCTAAAAAGGCACTAGAGATGCTATTACCATTATTAGATGAACTTTCTGATAATCCGGAAGTTTATTATTACATAGCTGTTGCATATAGATTACTTGAAAATAATCATAAGGCTATATATTACTTAGAAAAGTCTATAGAAATAGATAGTTCATATCCAGAAGTATTTAATGAACTTGGAATCAATTATGCATGTGTAGAGGATTTTGAAAGTGCTATAGTGTATTTAAGAAAAGTTTTTGAAGCTACAAGATCTATTGAAGTATGCACAAACTTAATAATGTGTTATATGAATATAGGAGATTATAAACAAGCAAAAATACACCTTGAAATTGCAAATAAAATAGATAGTGAAGATGAAATTGTTAAAGAATTAAATAATATATTGAAAGATGCATAA
- the galU gene encoding UTP--glucose-1-phosphate uridylyltransferase GalU, producing the protein MRVKKAIIPAAGLGTRFLPATKAQPKEMLPIVDKPTIQYIIEEAVQSGIEEILIITGRNKRAIEDHFDKSVELENILEEKGKNDLLSMVKDISNMVDIYYIRQKEPKGLGHAINCAKTFVGNEPFAVMLGDDVVDSKVPCLKQLIDCFNEYKTTILGVQEVNKNSVDKYGIVEGLHIEDRVYKVKDLVEKPSVNEAPSNVAILGRYIITPPIFDILSHTKPGKSGEIQLTDALRTLIKKEAMYAYKFEGRRYDVGDKLGFLEATVEFALKREGLKNEFMKYLTSIKYNSKFAQLYKEMNQK; encoded by the coding sequence ATGAGGGTAAAAAAAGCCATAATACCTGCAGCTGGACTTGGAACTAGATTTCTTCCGGCTACTAAAGCGCAACCTAAGGAGATGCTTCCCATTGTAGATAAGCCAACTATACAGTATATTATTGAAGAAGCGGTACAGTCAGGTATTGAAGAAATATTAATAATAACAGGTAGAAACAAAAGAGCAATTGAAGATCATTTTGATAAGTCGGTGGAACTGGAAAACATATTGGAAGAAAAAGGTAAAAATGATCTTTTAAGTATGGTTAAAGATATATCTAATATGGTAGATATATACTATATACGTCAAAAAGAGCCAAAGGGACTTGGGCATGCAATAAATTGTGCTAAAACTTTTGTTGGCAATGAACCTTTTGCTGTTATGCTAGGAGATGATGTTGTAGATAGCAAAGTACCTTGTTTAAAACAACTAATTGATTGCTTTAATGAATATAAAACCACAATACTTGGAGTGCAAGAAGTAAATAAAAACAGTGTAGATAAGTATGGAATAGTAGAAGGACTACACATAGAAGACAGGGTTTATAAGGTAAAAGATTTAGTAGAAAAACCTAGTGTGAATGAAGCACCTTCTAATGTAGCGATTTTAGGAAGATACATAATAACTCCTCCTATTTTTGATATATTAAGTCATACAAAGCCTGGTAAGTCAGGTGAAATACAATTAACAGATGCTCTTAGAACCTTAATAAAAAAAGAAGCAATGTATGCCTACAAATTTGAAGGTAGAAGATATGATGTAGGCGATAAATTAGGATTTTTAGAGGCAACAGTAGAATTTGCACTAAAAAGAGAAGGGTTAAAAAATGAATTTATGAAATATTTAACTAGTATTAAGTATAATTCAAAATTTGCACAATTATATAAAGAAATGAACCAAAAATAA